The proteins below come from a single Acidobacteriota bacterium genomic window:
- a CDS encoding arginine deiminase family protein, with protein sequence MTHPRITRALVRQPASTLAQGLTTQSHLGRPDPGVTLKQHEAYCDALRSCGLEVAVLPPDERFPDGHFVEDAAVVFRDLAFICRSGAPAREPEGREIAEFLKHLHVKGIQGETGRLDGGDVLFCADRVLIGLSERTNREGAEQLASSLRDVQDGLRADFVHFRGMLHLKSGLSEIVPGVLVLAPALQMEQDLDFAEILILAPEDTYAANLVRINETLLIAAGFPRVSEIAERYYGVDNIIVLDMHEFRKMDGGLSCLSLRH encoded by the coding sequence ATGACTCATCCCCGCATCACCCGGGCCCTCGTTCGACAACCCGCATCCACCCTGGCTCAAGGGTTGACCACACAGTCTCACCTCGGACGTCCGGATCCGGGTGTCACTTTGAAGCAACATGAGGCTTATTGCGATGCTCTCCGATCGTGCGGCCTGGAGGTGGCCGTTCTGCCTCCGGACGAACGGTTTCCGGACGGACATTTTGTTGAGGATGCGGCCGTCGTCTTCCGGGACCTGGCCTTCATCTGCCGGTCCGGAGCGCCCGCGCGCGAACCGGAAGGACGGGAGATCGCGGAGTTTTTGAAACATCTCCACGTGAAGGGAATCCAAGGTGAAACGGGCCGGCTGGACGGAGGCGATGTTCTGTTTTGTGCCGACCGTGTTCTTATCGGGTTGTCCGAACGGACAAATAGGGAGGGCGCCGAACAACTGGCCTCTTCGCTTCGTGACGTTCAGGACGGACTCCGCGCCGATTTTGTGCATTTCCGGGGGATGCTCCACCTGAAATCGGGATTAAGTGAAATCGTGCCGGGTGTCTTGGTGCTTGCCCCGGCCCTTCAAATGGAACAGGATCTCGATTTCGCTGAGATCCTGATCTTGGCTCCCGAAGACACGTATGCCGCCAATCTCGTCAGGATCAATGAAACCCTGCTGATCGCCGCCGGTTTTCCCCGGGTATCGGAAATTGCCGAAAGATATTACGGGGTCGATAATATCATCGTTTTGGATATGCATGAATTCCGGAAGATGGACGGCGGGCTCAGCTGCCTCTCGCTCCGTCATTAG